In Fluviicola taffensis DSM 16823, the following are encoded in one genomic region:
- a CDS encoding DUF3820 family protein, with protein MDEHQLVSLAKAKMPFGKYKDRFLIHLPENYLVWFKQNGFPAGKLGQQLELMYEIKLNGLEHLIYPLMPK; from the coding sequence ATGGATGAACATCAATTAGTTTCGTTAGCAAAAGCTAAAATGCCATTTGGAAAATACAAAGACCGATTTTTGATTCATTTACCTGAAAACTACTTAGTTTGGTTCAAGCAAAATGGATTTCCAGCTGGAAAATTAGGGCAACAACTCGAATTGATGTATGAAATCAAATTGAATGGCCTGGAACATTTGATTTATCCTTTAATGCCTAAATGA